A single genomic interval of Notolabrus celidotus isolate fNotCel1 chromosome 13, fNotCel1.pri, whole genome shotgun sequence harbors:
- the LOC117824453 gene encoding cysteine-rich venom protein triflin-like — protein sequence MKDGDNQVEGTVGVSPADEAEIVDKHNSLRRNVKPTASNMLKMSWSSEAAANAQKWANTCSEKHSPAGQRKISTSGCGENLFMSTYKNSWSSAIQSWSDEAKDWQYGVGQIHGKEVGHFTQLEWYRSNHVGCGVAYCPGEKYNYFFVCQYCPAGNYQLATPFKKGPSCGDCPDSCEDRLCTNPCEFIDKYSNCPDLVKKYGCTQKTLATWCPASCNCSDKII from the exons ATGAAGG ATGGGGATAACCAGGTGGAAG GAACCGTCGGTGTCTCTCCAGCTGACGAGGCGGAGATTGTGGATAAGCACAACAGCCTGAGGAGAAATGTGAAGCCGACTGCCAGCAACATGTTGAAAATG AGCTGGAGTAGCGAGGCTGCAGCTAATGCTCAGAAATGGGCCAACACTTGCTCCGAGAAGCACAGCCCTGCAGGACAGAGAAAGATCAGCA CTAGTGGCTGTGGAGAAAATCTGTTCATGTCCACCTACAAGAACAGCTGGAGCAGTGCTATCCAGTCTTGGTCTGACGAGGCGAAAGACTGGCAATATGGAGTTGGACAAATCCATGGAAAAGAAGTTGGACATTTTACACAG CTTGAATGGTACCGGTCCAACCATGTTGGCTGCGGTGTGGCCTACTGTCCCGGTGAAAAGTACAATTACTTTTTTGTCTGTCAATACTGCCCAGC TGGTAACTACCAGTTGGCTACACCCTTCAAAAAGGGACCCTCCTGTGGTGACTGCCCAGACTCCTGTGAAGACAGACTGTGCA CCAACCCCTGTGAGTTCATTGACAAGTACAGCAATTGTCCTGATCTGGTGAAGAAGTATGGCTGCACCCAAAAGACACTGGCCACCTGGTGTCCTGCCAGCTGCAACTGCAGTGATAAGATCATTTAA
- the LOC117824454 gene encoding cysteine-rich secretory protein 2-like has protein sequence MKDGDNQVEGTVGVSPADEAEIVDKHNSLRRNVKPTASNMLKISWSSEAAANAQKWANTCSIKHSSAGQRKISTSGCGENLFLSTHKNSWSSAIQSWYDEVKDWQYGVGPIHGKEVGHFTQLDWYRSNHVGCGVAHCPGEKFNYFFVCQYCPPGNYQLATPFKKGPSCGDCPDSCEDRLCTNPCEYSDKYSNCQKLVKKYGCTHKTLVTGCPASCSCSDKII, from the exons ATGAAGG ATGGGGATAACCAGGTGGAAG GAACCGTCGGTGTCTCTCCAGCTGACGAGGCGGAGATTGTGGATAAGCACAACAGCCTGAGGAGAAATGTGAAGCCGACTGCCAGCAACATGTTGAAAATA AGCTGGAGTAGCGAGGCTGCAGCTAATGCTCAGAAATGGGCCAACACTTGCTCCATTAAGCACAGCTCTGCAGGACAGAGAAAGATCAGCA CTAGTGGCTGTGGAGAAAATCTGTTCCTGTCCACCCACAAGAACAGCTGGAGCAGTGCTATCCAGTCTTGGTATGACGAGGTGAAAGACTGGCAATATGGAGTTGGACCCATCCATGGAAAAGAAGTTGGACATTTTACACAG CTTGATTGGTACCGCTCCAACCATGTTGGCTGCGGAGTGGCCCACTGTCCCGGTGAAAAGTTCAATTACTTTTTTGTCTGTCAATACTGCCCACC TGGTAACTACCAGTTGGCTACACCCTTCAAAAAGGGACCCTCCTGTGGTGACTGCCCAGACTCCTGTGAAGACAGACTGTGCA CCAACCCCTGTGAATACTCTGACAAGTACAGCAATTGTCAAAAGCTGGTGAAGAAGTATGGCTGCACCCACAAGACACTGGTCACTGGGTGTCCTGCCTCCTGCAGCTGCAGTGATAAGATCATTTAA